TCAATACGGGCTTGGTTAATATCTACAATCGTAATTTTTAAATGTGGATTGTTTTTTGCTATAACAGCCATAGTAGGGCCACCAACATAACCTGCACCTATGCAGCATATACTTTTAATTTCCATAATTCTATTAATTTATAAGTTTTCCCAATACCAAGATACCGCTTCTTTTAGACCGGCATTAATATCGAATTCTGGCGCGTAGCCTAATAATGTTTTTGCTTTATTGATTGAGGCTAGAGAATGAGGAATGTCTCCAGCTCTGTTGTCTCTATGTTTAATTTCTACGTTTTTTATATTATCATCAAATTCTGATAAATATGTTTTTAAAAGCGTAGTCAATTCTTTTAATGTTGTACGTTCGCCATAAGCCACATTGTACACCGTGTTTAAGGCGTCTTTATTTGTTGTGGTAAGCGCACGTAAATTCATTTGAACTACGTTATCAATATATGTAAAATCTCTTGAATAACTTCCGTCTCCATTTATAATAGGTGACTCGTGACTTACGAATTGTTGAACAAATTTTGGGATTACTGCGGCATAAGCACCATTAGGATCTTGTCTTTTTCCAAAAACATTGAAATAACGCAGTCCAACAACATCTAAATTATAAGTGGTATGGAAAATATCGGCATACAACTCGTTAACATATTTTGTAATCGCGTAAGGCGATAAAGGTTTACCAATAGTCTCTTCAACTTTAGGTAAAGCTTCATGATCACCATAAGTAGATGAGCTTGCGGCATACACAAAACGAGAAACCCCTGCGTCTCTAGCAGCGACTAACATGTTTAAGAACCCAGAAATATTAACGTCGTTTGTAGTGATAGGATCATTGATAGAGCGTGGTACAGAACCTAAAGCAGCTTCATGCAATACTAAATCGACAGTATTACAGGCTTTATGGCAATCGTCTAGTTTTCTAATATCACCTTCAACAAGATTAAAGTTTGTGTTTGATATAAAAGGGGCTAAGTTTTTTCTTTTTCCGGTAGAAAAATTATCTAAACAGGTCACCTTTATATTATGGTCTAATAAAACTTCAATTAAATTGGAACCAATAAAGCCAGCTCCACCTGTAACTAAAATGTGTTTTCCTTTTAAAGTTTTTATTAAGCCAGCAGTCATATAAAAATGGGATTTTAATTTATTAATGAGCAAATATGTGAAAAATATATTTAACTCGTTTAGTAAACTATATTAAGGTTGCTTTTTTACCGATTAAAGTCATTATTGTGTTAAGATACCCGATGAAGTCTTCTTTAAAAAAGGGAATTGAAATAAAAAGAGGTGTTTAATTAACTAATTGTTCTATGTGTGTATTTATGTAGTCTTTATAATAGGTATTTAGCTATGTAGTTTTTTTATTTAATAAAGAACATAAAACATAACAAGGAATTAAGGGTTTGGTTTATGACGCATTTTACGTTTTTGCTTTGCCGCTATGTTAATGTTATCTTTTTTTTTTTGATTAAACTGAATAATATGGAGAGGGGAAAGAATAGGGGAGAGGTCATTATTTTTTATTGAAAACTTAAGATTTATTGAAATGAATAGAGGTTAAGCATAATTTTTTATTGGTTATTATGTTAATGGAAGCGTTATTTATCCTAGTAGTTCTAACCTAATAAATAGTATTGAAATATGTAAAAAACTAATAAACTGATAATTGAATCAAGCTAAGGCATGTTTTTCTCTAATGAAAACTGAGGTTTTGTTATAGAATAAGTAAAATGTCCTTTTAATAGACCATAATAAAAGTAATCAACTATTTTATTCGCCTTTACATACGTGTATCTACGTAGGTTTACGGAAGAGGAATTAGCTTTGTAGTTCTTTTCGACATCGACGAGTTACAAAAGATTCACTATGAACTAAACAGCTAACTGTATTTAACCGATTTTTATAATAGTTTTAGCGAATTAAAACCAAAGTAGCATTTCTACTTAAAAACAATTAGTAAATTTACACCATCAGAGAATGCATAATTTAAATGGATTAATAGCAAATTGATTTATTATGTTTTATAAAATTATTTAATACTCTCCAAGGACGTTTAATTTGAAACCCTTGATTATTAGAATTTAAAAGTAGATTTTATAGGATGTTTTAGAAAAGAATTAGGCCAATATTTGATTAAACACTTAGTAGTATATCTGTAGAGGGAAAATATTATAACAAATGTTTATTTAGAATACTGTTAAAAAATATAACAGCTGGCATAATTAATGTTATTAAATAAAATGTAAATGCTAACAAAAACTAAAATTTATTTGTCTTCACCACACATGGGTGGTAATGAGCAGAAGTATGTAAACGATGCTTTTGAGACAAATTGGATAGCACCTTTAGGACCAAATGTAAATGGTTTTGAAGATGATATCAAATCTTATTTAGGTTCTCAAAATGAGGTTGCGGTTCTAAGTTCTGGAACAGCATCGATTCACTTAGCTTTAGAATTAATAGGCGTATCAAAAGGCGATGAAGTATTATGCCAGAGTTTTACTTTTTCTGCATCTGCAAATCCTATTATGTATTTAGGAGCAACTCCTGTTTTTATTGATAGTGAAAAGGATACATGGAATATGTCTCCTGAATTACTTGAAATTGCCATAAAAGATAGAATAGAAAAAAATAAAAAACCAAAAGCAATTGTAGCGGTTCATTTATATGGTATGCCATATAAAGCGAATGAAATTAATGCTATTGCCGAAAAATATGACATTGCCGTTGTTGAAGATAGTGCAGAGGCTTTAGGTAGTACTTATCATGATAAAGCGTGTGGAACGCTTTCTGATTTTGGCATCTTATCTTTTAACGGAAATAAAATAATTACAACTTCTGGTGGTGGTGCTTTAATTACTAAAACAAAAGCATTAAAAGATAAAGCTGTGTTTTTATCGACACAAGCTAGAGATGATGCCCCACACTACCAACACTCTCATGTAGGTTATAATTACAGAATGAGTAATGTTTTAGCCGGAATAGGACGCGGACAAATGGAAGTTTTGAATAATAGAGTTTCTGCGAGACGTGCTAATTATGAGTTTTATAAAAAACATTTATCTGGTTTTAATACCATAGAGTTTGTAGACGAACCTGCTGGAAGTTATTCTAATAGATGGATAACCTGTATAAAAACAGACTCGTTTGAAACTCGTGAAAAAATAAGATTAACGTTGTTAGAAGACGATATTGAATCGAGACCATTATGGAAACCTATGCACACACAACCTGTTTTTAAAGATTGTTTGCATTTTTCTGACGGAACCTCAGAGGATCTTTTTGAAAAAGGATTGTGCTTGCCAAGTGGTTCGAATTTAACTAACGACGACTTAAATAGAATTTTAGAAATAATCAATAATACCCCAAACTTATGATTAAAAATTACTTCGCCTCATACTCTCAGAAATATGCCTCAAAATGGCTTGTTTTGGCTATCGATTTAACGATAGTGATGATAACCTTTTGTATGGCCTACTTTATAAGGTTTAATTTTTCATTAGATTTTAATGTAGAGCAATTTACTCTGCAATTACCTTTTGTTTTTACAGTGGCATTAATTAGTTTTTTAATTATAGGCTCATTTAAAAGTGTGATACGCCATACAGGTTTTACTGATGTGGTTAACTTATTTAAGGCAGTAGCATTAATTGCTGTTATAACTTGTGCTTTTGTTCTAGTTAATAATAAATTTCAGTTTGTTTCTAATTTCACCATACCTAGAACGATAATAGCTTTTCATGCTATTATTAGTTTTTTGTTTTTAAGTGCTAGTCGATTAATATTTAAAATGGGTTTCAAGCATGTGCAATGTAAATTATTATCAACAAAACGTATTTTAATTTATGGAGCAGGAGATCAAGGAATTATTACTTATAATGCGTTATTAAATAATACAGCTTCTAGCTATATTGTAGTCGGTTTTATTGATGATAACGTTAAGAAAAAAGGAAAGAATATTGACGGTGTGCCAATTATGGCTTTTAATCGTATTACATCTGAGTTTGCCGCGGCAAATAATATTGATGAAATTGTTGTGGCTTCTGTAGGCATAGGACCAGCGAGATTAATTGCTTTAGTAGATAATTTATCTGATGTTGATGTTAAAATAACAAAAGTACCACCTATTGAGAATTGGATAAACGGTGAATTGAGTTCAACTCAAATTAAACAAGTACAAATTGAAGATTTATTAGGTCGTGCACCAATTGAAATAAACAACCCGAATTTAGAGAATGAGTTTACTGGTGAAACTGTTTTAGTTACTGGTGCTGCTGGCTCTATTGGTAGTGAGTTGGTTAGACAGTTGGCTGAGTTTAATGTGAAACATTTGATTTTGGTTGATCAAGCTGAATCACCTTTATATGATGTTGAGCAAGATTTAAAACGTGCAGGAAAAAGAAGTTATACAGCCATTGTAGCAGATATTCGTGATGGATTAAGAATTGACAGTATTTTTCAGGAATACAAGCCAACTATGGTTTTTCATGCTGCAGCTTATAAGCACGTACCATTAATGGAGAAAACACCTTATGAGGCTATAAAAATTAATGTGAATGGCACAAAATTATTAGCCGACACGGCTTCTAGATATAGTGTTAAGAAATTTGTTTTTGTATCTACGGATAAAGCGGTAAACCCAACAAGTGTAATGGGCGCTACCAAGCGTATGGCAGAAATGTATATTTCTTGTCTTCAAAAAGAGAGCAAAACGAAGTTTATTACAACTAGGTTTGGAAATGTATTAGGCTCTAATGGATCTGTTATTCCGTTATTTAAAAAACAAATTGACCAAGGAGGACCTTTAACGGTAACTGATAGTGAAATCACAAGATATTTTATGACTATTCCTGAAGCTTCTCAACTCGTTTTAGAAGCTGGAACTATGGGTAAAGGTGGAGAAATTTTCATATTTGATATGGGAGAATCTGTTAAAATATTTGATTTAGCTAAGAACATGATTAAATTATCTGGTTTAAGATACCCAGAGGATATTGATATCAAAATCACAGGTTTAAGACCAGGTGAGAAGTTATATGAAGAATTATTGGCTAATGGTGAAAACACCTTATCTACGTATCACAAGAAAATTTTAATTAGTAAGACTCGTGAGTTAGATTACGAAAAAATTAAAACGTCTATAGAAGAACTGTGTATTACGAATCGTTTCCAAAATAACAACATCGTTCTTAAAATGAAACGTTTAATTCCTGAGTATAAATCTAATAATTCAGATTACGAAAGGTTTGATAAACGCGTTCAAACATACAAGAAAAACAAAGGTTTAGGGACTTCTACAACCGATAAAAACTATGCTAATAGTTAATTGATTTCAAAATTTTAATAACTCCCCAAATAATTATAGAACTAATAATGAATTATTTCTCGTACAAACAACATGTCACAAGGTTGGCAATTATACTTTTATGCTTTCTAGCGTCGTCTTGTTACACTAGAAAAGATATTGTTTATTTTCAAGATGCTAAAAATTTTGAAACTATAGTTGAAACAGACACGTTTAAAGCAAAAATAAAAATAGGTGATATTTTAAGTATCAATATTTCTACCATTGATTTGGATGTTACAAAGCCTTATAATTTAGTTGAAGCCTCTGGGGGAGATTCTGGAGGTGGTAAACTTATAGATTATTTGGTGGATGTTGAAGGAAATATTGATTATCCAGTTTTAGGCAAGGTAAAATTAGTAGGCTTAACTATTGAAGATGCTAAAAACTTACTGAAGAAAAAATTTGAAGAAGGGGATTTATTAGTAAATCCTGTAGTTATGATTCGAATTAAGAATTATAGAATATCTCTTTTAGGAGGTGTTTCTAGGCCTGGTGTTTATCCAATAACTAGTGAACGTATATCTATTTTAGAAGCTATAGCTATGGCTGGTGATTTAAATATTAACGGTAAACGAACAGACGTTTTAGTGATTCGTGATTTTAACGGCACAAAAACATATACACAAATAGATTTAACGAGTAAAGAGGTGTTTAACTCACCGGTATTCTATTTAACGCAGAATGACATTGTTTATGTGCAGCCTAATAAATCTGCAATAAGTAGTGCTTCTGGAGATTCTAGAATCGGGTTGATTTCTTCATTAGTAACAATAGCAGCAACGGCTGCAATTCTATTAACTCGATAATTTTATTATAGACATGGAAAACACTTTTTCTTCATCAAAAATTGATCAAAAGTTTAACTTAAAAAAAACAATAGGACTTTATACGAAACATTGGTTTTGGTTTGTTTTATCTGTTTTAATTTTCATTTCATTAACTTATTTATACTTAAGGTATACTATTCCTCAGTATCAAGCTTCGTCTGAAGTTTTAATTATTGAGGATAGTGATGAAGGCACTAATGATATTTTCAACGAGCTATCTCTGTCATCGGGAGCCGAGGATGCTTCTATGGAAGATGAGATTTTAGTTTTTAAATCTAGAAAAGTACTTAAAAATGTAGTTGAGGATTTAAATTTGAATCTTCAATATTTCACACAAGGGGTTGTTTTAGAAAATGAGATTTATAACAGAACACCTTTTGAAGTGAATTTAATGTTTTCAGATTCTTTAACTACCGATGTCAATTTTAATTGTTTCGTAAATGTGATTTCAGACACTTCTTTTGAGTATCGTGTTTATGAAGATGATGAACCCTCAATTAAAGAATTTGGTGCTCCAATAGAAACTTATTTTGGAAACGTGGTAATTTTACCTGATGCAGATGAAACTAAAACGTATTTGAATCGTGATATTCGTGTGCAAATAGGTCGTGTTGCTGATGTTGTTGAGGATTTAAGAGGAAAGATAAATGTTACAGGTGGACAAGAAGGTTCTCGTATTTTGACATTATCATTAGTTGACCCTATAGAGCAAAAGGCTAAAGATATTTTAAATACCTTAATAGAAGAGTATGATGCCCACACTTCGGAAATAAAAAACAGAAAATCGGAGGGGACATCAAGACTTATTGATGATCGTATTTCTCGAGTGTTTTCAGATTTAGAAAACGTTGATGCTAGTATTGCTCGATTTAAAATAGGAAATAAAGTTACGGATGTTGGTTCTCAAGCAGGGCAATATATGACTCAAAGTTTTCAAAACGAGCAACAAATTGAGAACATTAGAACACAGTTGAAATTATTAAACTATACTAAAGATCGCTTATCAAGTAGTTCTGGTTCATTTCAATCTGTACCGTCAAACTTAGGAGATGGAACGATTAGTGCATTATCAGGACAATATAACGCCTTATTGAGTCAAAGAGAAAATAAGTTAAAAAGTGCTGGAGCGAAAAACTCCATTGTGCAACAGTTAGATCAATCGATATCTAATGTAAAAAACAATTTATCTCAGAATATTAATGCTACAACTAGAACTTTAAATATTCAATTAAATAGTTTACAGAACCAGTACCAAAAGGTAAACTCAAAGATTAGCTCTGTTCCTGGACAAGAGAATAAGTTAAAGTCTATTGAACGTAGTCAAGGTATTAAGGAATCTATTTACTTATATCTGTTACAGAAAAAGGAAGAGGCAATTATATCTCAAACCGTAACATCATCTAATGTAAAGGTTATTGATCCCGCTTATTCCTACGGGCAAGTTTCTCCTAAAGGTTCCATTTTATATATGGGTGCTTTATTCTTAGGGTTTTTAATTCCTTTCGGATTTATATATGCTAAAGATTTATTGGATACTAAAATTCATAATAGAGAAGACTTACATAAAGAAATTGATAATATGTCTATACTTGGCGAAGTGCCGAGAATAGCTAAAAGTGATAAACATTTAGTAGAGCGCAATGACCGTTCTATTTTATCAGAATCTTTTAGAATTATTAGAACAAACTTTGATTTTGTTAGTCGTGGTAGAAATGTAGAGAAATACAACAACGTTATATTTGTAACGTCTACAATTAATGGTGAAGGAAAGTCTTTTTTTAGTATGAATATGGCTTTAACATTGGCTAGCACGAACAAGAAAGTATTATTGATTGGGGCAGATATTAGAAATCCACAAATTTTCTCAGCGATTAGAACTGTTGAAGATAAAGGAACGGCTAAAGCTGGTTTGACTGACTATATTGCAGATAAATCAATTAATTTAAATAGTATTATTAATGAACATACTATTAACGATATAAAAGTTGATATTTTATTCTCAGGAAAAATCCCTCCAAATCCTGCAGAATTATTAATGAGCGATCGTCTTGAAGAGTTGTTTGATACTGTTGCTGCCGATTACGATTACGTAATGGTGGATACAGCACCATCTATGCTTGTAACCGATACGCTATTAATTAGTAAATATGCTGGACATACATTCTATGTAACTAGAGCAGGCTATACTGAAAAAGAGATCTTAAACTTTACTAAAGAGATTCATGCTGATAATAAATTGAACGGTATGATGCTTGTTGTAAACGATGTGGATCAGTCTAACTTCGGTTACGGAGCTAGATATGGTTACTATGGTGCGCCAGAGAAAAAAGGATGGTTTAGCAGAAAAAAAGCTTAAATATCTAATTAATTAATCCATTGATTTAAATTAAAAAACGCGTTAAAGTAATTACTTTAACGCGTTTTTTTATGATATAAGTTTTACTTAGAAATTAGCTAGCATAAAACTCAAAAGCATCTAAGATAACGCTATCGTCAACTAAGCAGTCTATTTTAGTAACGCCAACATCTTCTAGTAAAACAAAGTTAATGTTACCGTGGTGGTTTTTCTTATCGTATTTAAGTAATTCGATGATGGCAGGAAGTTCACTTTTTTCAATAGTGATTTTACCATAGTAACTTAAGAATAGGTCTTTAATTTTTAAAGTTTTCTCTTTAGGGAAATTTGTAAGTTCTGTAGAAATATAACATGCTAATATCATTCCAACAACTACAGCTTCTCCATGTAGCAACGTTGTTTTATTCGGGTTACTTAAAAAATAAGATTCTATAGCATGTCCAAGTGTGTGCCCAAAGTTTAGTGTTTTTCTTAAACCGTTTTCAAAAGGATCTTCTTCAACAACATTTTTCTTAATAATTACCGATTCGTAAATTAACCCATCTAAGTCATCTAATGATAGTTTAGATAAATCTTCAAACTTACTCCAATAATCATCTCCTGTAATTAAACCATGTTTAAGCATTTCTGCTAGTCCAGAACGCATTTGGTTTACCTCCAATGTGTTTAAATAATTAGTGTCTATCAATACTAAATTAGGATTACTAATAACACCTACTTGGTTTTTTAAATGGCCTAAATCTACTCCGGTTTTCCCTCCAACAGAAGCATCAACCATAGAAAGTAAGGTTGTTGGCACATTTATGTAAGCGATACCGCGTTTAAAGGTACAAGCTACAAAGCCTCCTAAATCTGTAATCACGCCACCACCTATATTAATTAGTAAACTTTTGCGGTCGGCATCCAATTCTGATAAGGTATTCCATACACCAACGCACGTTTCAATAGTTTTGTTTATCTCGCCAGATTCTATTTCCATAATTTCAATTACAGCAGTTGTTTCCATTTTTTCTAAGAAAAGAGGTAAACACAATTCATGTGTATTCTCATCTACTAAGATGAAAATTTTAGAGAAATTATTATCTTTAAGGTGTTTGTTTAGTGAAGAATAACAAGTGTTATTAAAATGTATTGTACAGTTTTTTGTGCTAATAGAATCCATAAAATATTTAAACTTTTTAAGAATGTGAAATTAAGGAGATTTTATATAAAATGATAACTTAGCAATAATTATATTTGCAAAAAAAACAGCAAATGAATACGAATTTGATATTCAATAACACCGAAATCGCTTTTTCCTTGAAAAGTGACTCCGAATTAGAAAGAGCTTACTTCTTGTTTAAGATGATTTCTATAGAACCTTTGGTTCGTATTGGAACTGTAGCGACCAATTTTGCTTTAAAAGCGCATTTGCCTATTGAAGGATTAATTCGCTCTACGGTGTTTGATCATTTTTGTGGCGGCGTTAGTGAAGACGACTGCCTTGTTTCTATAAATAATATGTTCCAAAAGGGAGTGAGCTCTGTTTTAGATTATTCTGTTGAAGGAAAAGAAAGTGAAACGGAATTTGA
The window above is part of the Algibacter sp. L3A6 genome. Proteins encoded here:
- the aroB gene encoding 3-dehydroquinate synthase, which gives rise to MDSISTKNCTIHFNNTCYSSLNKHLKDNNFSKIFILVDENTHELCLPLFLEKMETTAVIEIMEIESGEINKTIETCVGVWNTLSELDADRKSLLINIGGGVITDLGGFVACTFKRGIAYINVPTTLLSMVDASVGGKTGVDLGHLKNQVGVISNPNLVLIDTNYLNTLEVNQMRSGLAEMLKHGLITGDDYWSKFEDLSKLSLDDLDGLIYESVIIKKNVVEEDPFENGLRKTLNFGHTLGHAIESYFLSNPNKTTLLHGEAVVVGMILACYISTELTNFPKEKTLKIKDLFLSYYGKITIEKSELPAIIELLKYDKKNHHGNINFVLLEDVGVTKIDCLVDDSVILDAFEFYAS
- a CDS encoding polysaccharide biosynthesis protein; this encodes MIKNYFASYSQKYASKWLVLAIDLTIVMITFCMAYFIRFNFSLDFNVEQFTLQLPFVFTVALISFLIIGSFKSVIRHTGFTDVVNLFKAVALIAVITCAFVLVNNKFQFVSNFTIPRTIIAFHAIISFLFLSASRLIFKMGFKHVQCKLLSTKRILIYGAGDQGIITYNALLNNTASSYIVVGFIDDNVKKKGKNIDGVPIMAFNRITSEFAAANNIDEIVVASVGIGPARLIALVDNLSDVDVKITKVPPIENWINGELSSTQIKQVQIEDLLGRAPIEINNPNLENEFTGETVLVTGAAGSIGSELVRQLAEFNVKHLILVDQAESPLYDVEQDLKRAGKRSYTAIVADIRDGLRIDSIFQEYKPTMVFHAAAYKHVPLMEKTPYEAIKINVNGTKLLADTASRYSVKKFVFVSTDKAVNPTSVMGATKRMAEMYISCLQKESKTKFITTRFGNVLGSNGSVIPLFKKQIDQGGPLTVTDSEITRYFMTIPEASQLVLEAGTMGKGGEIFIFDMGESVKIFDLAKNMIKLSGLRYPEDIDIKITGLRPGEKLYEELLANGENTLSTYHKKILISKTRELDYEKIKTSIEELCITNRFQNNNIVLKMKRLIPEYKSNNSDYERFDKRVQTYKKNKGLGTSTTDKNYANS
- a CDS encoding aminotransferase class I/II-fold pyridoxal phosphate-dependent enzyme, translated to MLTKTKIYLSSPHMGGNEQKYVNDAFETNWIAPLGPNVNGFEDDIKSYLGSQNEVAVLSSGTASIHLALELIGVSKGDEVLCQSFTFSASANPIMYLGATPVFIDSEKDTWNMSPELLEIAIKDRIEKNKKPKAIVAVHLYGMPYKANEINAIAEKYDIAVVEDSAEALGSTYHDKACGTLSDFGILSFNGNKIITTSGGGALITKTKALKDKAVFLSTQARDDAPHYQHSHVGYNYRMSNVLAGIGRGQMEVLNNRVSARRANYEFYKKHLSGFNTIEFVDEPAGSYSNRWITCIKTDSFETREKIRLTLLEDDIESRPLWKPMHTQPVFKDCLHFSDGTSEDLFEKGLCLPSGSNLTNDDLNRILEIINNTPNL
- a CDS encoding polysaccharide biosynthesis/export family protein, with the protein product MAIILLCFLASSCYTRKDIVYFQDAKNFETIVETDTFKAKIKIGDILSINISTIDLDVTKPYNLVEASGGDSGGGKLIDYLVDVEGNIDYPVLGKVKLVGLTIEDAKNLLKKKFEEGDLLVNPVVMIRIKNYRISLLGGVSRPGVYPITSERISILEAIAMAGDLNINGKRTDVLVIRDFNGTKTYTQIDLTSKEVFNSPVFYLTQNDIVYVQPNKSAISSASGDSRIGLISSLVTIAATAAILLTR
- a CDS encoding GumC family protein, with the translated sequence MENTFSSSKIDQKFNLKKTIGLYTKHWFWFVLSVLIFISLTYLYLRYTIPQYQASSEVLIIEDSDEGTNDIFNELSLSSGAEDASMEDEILVFKSRKVLKNVVEDLNLNLQYFTQGVVLENEIYNRTPFEVNLMFSDSLTTDVNFNCFVNVISDTSFEYRVYEDDEPSIKEFGAPIETYFGNVVILPDADETKTYLNRDIRVQIGRVADVVEDLRGKINVTGGQEGSRILTLSLVDPIEQKAKDILNTLIEEYDAHTSEIKNRKSEGTSRLIDDRISRVFSDLENVDASIARFKIGNKVTDVGSQAGQYMTQSFQNEQQIENIRTQLKLLNYTKDRLSSSSGSFQSVPSNLGDGTISALSGQYNALLSQRENKLKSAGAKNSIVQQLDQSISNVKNNLSQNINATTRTLNIQLNSLQNQYQKVNSKISSVPGQENKLKSIERSQGIKESIYLYLLQKKEEAIISQTVTSSNVKVIDPAYSYGQVSPKGSILYMGALFLGFLIPFGFIYAKDLLDTKIHNREDLHKEIDNMSILGEVPRIAKSDKHLVERNDRSILSESFRIIRTNFDFVSRGRNVEKYNNVIFVTSTINGEGKSFFSMNMALTLASTNKKVLLIGADIRNPQIFSAIRTVEDKGTAKAGLTDYIADKSINLNSIINEHTINDIKVDILFSGKIPPNPAELLMSDRLEELFDTVAADYDYVMVDTAPSMLVTDTLLISKYAGHTFYVTRAGYTEKEILNFTKEIHADNKLNGMMLVVNDVDQSNFGYGARYGYYGAPEKKGWFSRKKA
- a CDS encoding SDR family oxidoreductase is translated as MTAGLIKTLKGKHILVTGGAGFIGSNLIEVLLDHNIKVTCLDNFSTGKRKNLAPFISNTNFNLVEGDIRKLDDCHKACNTVDLVLHEAALGSVPRSINDPITTNDVNISGFLNMLVAARDAGVSRFVYAASSSTYGDHEALPKVEETIGKPLSPYAITKYVNELYADIFHTTYNLDVVGLRYFNVFGKRQDPNGAYAAVIPKFVQQFVSHESPIINGDGSYSRDFTYIDNVVQMNLRALTTTNKDALNTVYNVAYGERTTLKELTTLLKTYLSEFDDNIKNVEIKHRDNRAGDIPHSLASINKAKTLLGYAPEFDINAGLKEAVSWYWENL